From a single Fusarium fujikuroi IMI 58289 draft genome, chromosome FFUJ_chr03 genomic region:
- a CDS encoding related to translation initiation factor 4e codes for MSSRLPLFTRGIADSQSQENDPSSPAEQRDDAKRNFLKTMRALPTQHYWNVYFDRQAKEGESGDQYHSGLEQLGTQIESVQDFWRYANNTPVGNIGVRESLYLFKSGFRPVWEDRRNILGGSWTFRFPKSIGPDVWTRVQLLAIGEKLQSILDDDDQLCGVGLSVRFNSHLITVWHRDASKKNSIDNIVKCIMEELPPEMHPKPDAYYYKRHSDHAGFNPPPELKVVLDSRRQEEEKLAAAAAKGGDAKPAVTVESPQ; via the exons ATGTCTTCCCGTCTCCCTCTCTTCACGCGCGGCATCGCAGACTCGCAATCTCAGGAGAACGATCCCAGCTCTCCCGCCGAACAGCGCGACGATGCCAAGCGAAACTTCCTAAAGACGATGCGAGCACTGCCCACTCAGCATTATTGGAACGTCTACTTCGACCGACAGGCCAAGGAAGGGGAAAGCGGTGATCAGTATCACTCTGGGCTGGAGCAGCTGGGTACCCAGATCGAGTCGGTGCAGGACTTTTGGCGATATGCCAACAATACTCCTGTCGGAAATATTGGTGTTCGAGAGTCCTTGTACCTCTTCAAGTCAGGCTTCCGCCCTGTCTGGGAGGATCGACGCAATATTCTGGGTGGAAGTTGGACATTCCGCTTCCCTAAGAGCATAGGTCCTGATGTGTGGACTCGTGTTCAGCTCCTTGCCATTGGCGAGAAACTCCAAAGTATTCTCGACGACG ACGACCAGCTTTGCGGTGTTGGCCTCTCCGTCCGCTTCAACTCCCACCTCATCACCGTATGGCACCGCGACGCCTCCAAGAAGAACTCGATCGACAACATCGTCAAGTGCATCATGGAAGAGCTCCCTCCCGAGATGCACCCCAAGCCTGACGCATACTACTACAAACGCCACTCAGACCACGCTGGCTTCAACCCTCCCCCGGAGCTCAAGGTCGTGCTCGATTCCCGCCgacaggaagaggagaagctcgCCGCCGCTGCCGCCAAGGGTGGTGACGCTAAGCCAGCGGTGACGGTCGAGTCTCCGCAATGA
- a CDS encoding HNT3-like nucleotide-binding family protein, with amino-acid sequence MSHRDSEPEEAITKEEIRVAELMAPKRKIPPETNAARPSRSGNPFKDRLGLGAYLEDPASYPSSRVIYHNEDFVAINDRYPKATIHTLLLPRSSKYNLLHPFDALDDPEVLAKVKTETQRLKALVAKELQRRLGTHSESDARRQAVLDGDAEQDQGGELPEGRDWAAEVKAGVHAVPSMRHLHVHVFSRDMFSEALRHRKHYNSFNTQFLVDLDDFPLAADDPRRNTKEEAYLRWDMKCWRCGLNFGNQFQKLKRHLEEEYETWKKL; translated from the exons ATGTCTCATCGAGATTCAGAGCCAGAGGAGGCCATTACCAAGGAAGAGATCCGTG TCGCAGAACTCATGGCTCCAAAGAGGAAAATACCACCCGAGACAAATGCAGCTCGGCCATCGCGTAGTGGGAACCCTTTCAAAGACCGCCTGGGCTTGGGTGCATATCTCGAAGATCCAGCCTCATACCCATCTTCACGCGTCATCTATCACAACGAGGACTTTGTCGCCATAAACGACCGTTATCCAAAGGCCACAATACacactcttcttctccctcggTCGTCAAAGTACAATCTTCTCCATCCATTTGATGCCCTAGATGACCCAGAGGTCCTTGCCAAGGTGAAGACGGAGACTCAGCGCCTCAAGGCTCTGGTCGCAAAGGAACTCCAACGTCGTCTTGGCACGCACAGTGAGAGTGATGCTCGTCGACAAGCCGTGCTCGATGGAGATGCCGAGCAGGACCAGGGTGGGGAACTTCCGGAGGGTCGGGACTGGGCTGCAGAAGTCAAGGCCGGCGTGCATGCGGTACCAAGCATGAGACACCTTCACGTGCATGTTTTCTCGAGAGATATGTTCTCTGAAGCATTGAGGCATCGCAAACACTACAATTCATTCAATACGCAGTTTCTGGTTGATCTGGACGACTTTCCGCTTGCAGCTGATGATCCGCGCAGGAATACGAAGGAGGAGGCTTATTTGCGCTGGGATATGAAGTGCTGGAGGTGTGGGCTCAACTTTGGAAACCAATTCCAAAAGCTAAAACGCCATCTTGAAGAGGAGTATGAGACATGGAAGAAGCTTTAG
- a CDS encoding related to helicases, producing MVKKGKGKSSGGIDLSDPMPSAPPKDPGKGKKGQKGGTSTPEAAPSGPPKPTVKQLIGGSSWTGKLPVNLLSEYCQKQKWERPDYDTKKTPDGFSVWVTISAKDPKTQQITKLDPFKIPATHKHLIMRPTAIEAKHAAATYALFRVCSMQNKHTVLPPEHKSLWKDFQALKTQDVKEGKAWMYEPDPFKALQERQEAKAAAEKKRKEIEAAKAKAAAMPGASGLVLMSNAGKGDSRSSNIMKGWSTAPKVEMGKKTRAQLETLLRSGVKWNPNGVHMSKPQKDAIVAELSKLSFRKSHVEEAVEYCKDREETLEWLLIHVPEDDLPRWALPESYAAGVSVGATNLRREGIIKRLAQAGYSLELATRVLDEQGVDEDKAAETLQNLLFPRESQDSADADFLDLGSPEEQWEEEVGSLEAIYGDGFEREGDNVIRIKLDSVKNGQQTVDASFQVRRPATYPANLILSIVANIPSYIKLSIIRKALEYIDESLRDEPMKIYLAMDWVQQNINGIIEEPGKLVDISAVSSAAAEYKPVAAIAQNKRSTRAPKRIKWIKDEKSREQWLRRQESSSLKNMVSKRQGLPAWQMREAIIGTVRSNHVTIISGETGSGKSTQSMQFILDDLYAQGLGGCANMIVTQPRRISALGLADRVAEERCTRVGEEVGYAIRGESRRSKDTKITFVTTGVLLRRLQTSGGRVEDVVASLADVSHVVIDEVHERSLDTDFLLNLIRDVMKAKKDMLKLILMSATLDAATFKRYFASEGLSVGTVEIAGRTFPVDEYYLDDVIRMTAYGVESSDTEFISGEALGKVIQKLGHRINYNLLVETVKAVDFELSYEKKPGGILIFLPGVGEINQACRALKAINSLHVLPLHASLETREQKRVFSGAPPGKRKVVVATNVAETSITIDDIVVVIDSGKVKETSFDVQNNMRKLEETWASRAACKQRRGRAGRVQEGRCYKLFTQNLEQQMSERPEPEIRRVPLEQLCLSVRAMGMKDVAGFLGRSPTPPDATAIDGAMRLLRRMGALDGDELTAMGQQLAMLPADLRCGKLMVFGAIFGCLDDCVTIAAILSTRSPFVSPQEKRDEAKEARMKFYRGDGDLLTDLQAFQEWDFMMQDHIPHRQIRSWCEENFLNFQTLSDISNTRAQYYTALGEIGIVAPSEATIEAHAHGASSDGSQLLRALVAAAFTPQIARIQYPDKKFASSMSGAVELDPEARSIKYFNQENGRVFVHPSSALFGSQGFSGNAAYMAYFSLISTSKIFIRDLTPFNAYTLLLFSGPIELDTLGRGLLVDGWLRLRGWARIGVLLARLRGMVDELIAKKVESPDMNVKDDEVIMLVRRMIELDGMDA from the exons ATGGTCAAGAAAGGCAAAGGAAAGTCCAGTGGCGGTATAGACCTTTCCGATCCCATGCCGTCTGCGCCGCCTAAAGACccaggaaaaggaaaaaagggCCAAAAAGGTGGCACTTCTACTCCTGAAGCAGCCCCTTCTGGCCCCCCAAAACCTACGGTCAAGCAGCTCATCGGCGGCTCTTCGTGGACAGGAAAGCTGCCAGTAAACCTGCTCAGCGAGTACTGCCAGAAGCAGAAATGGGAAAGGCCCGATTATGATACCAAGAAGACCCCCGATGGTTTCTCCGTATGGGTTACTATAAGCGCCAAGGATCCTAAAACCCAACAGATCACCAAACTAGATCCCTTCAAAATTCCTGCAACTCATAAGCATCTGATCATGCGCCCTACGGCAATAGAAGCCAAGCATGCCGCAGCAACATATGCCCTCTTCAGAGTGTGTAGTATGCAGAATAAACACACGGTTCTCCCACCAGAGCACAAGTCATTATGGAAAGATTTCCAGGCTCTGAAAACCCAAGATGTGAAAGAAGGCAAGGCCTGGATGTATGAACCAGACCCGTTTAAAGCACTCCAAGAGCGTCAAGAAGCAAAGGCTGccgcagaaaagaagaggaaagaaattGAGGCCGCTAAGGCTAAGGCCGCTGCCATGCCTGGTGCTTCTGGACTGGTCCTTATGAGTAATGCCGGTAAAGGAGACAGTCGATCATCCAATATCATGAAGGGATGGAGTACTGCGCCCAAGGTTGAGATGgggaagaagacaagagcaCAGTTAGAGACGTTGCTGCGAAGCGGCGTCAAGTGGAATCCAAATGGTGTCCACATGTCGAAACCTCAAAAAGACGCTATTGTTGCTGAActcagcaagctcagctTCCGTAAAAGCCATGTTGAAGAGGCAGTCGAATATTGcaaagatcgagaagagACGCTCGAGTGGCTTCTCATCCATGTCCCTGAAGATGATCTTCCTCGATGGGCTTTGCCAGAAAGCTATGCGGCTGGAGTTTCGGTCGGAGCTACGAATCTGAGAAGAGAGGGCATCATCAAACGGCTAGCTCAAGCAGGTTACTCACTTGAGCTGGCTACAAGGGTGCTGGACGAGCAAGGGGTTGATGAGGACAAAGCCGCAGAGACTTTGCAGAATTTGCTCTTTCCCCGAGAATCCCAGGATTCCGCCGATGCTGACTTCTTGGATTTGGGCTCACCCGAGGAACAgtgggaagaagaagttgggAGTCTTGAAGCAATCTATGGGGATGGTTTCGAACGTGAAGGCGATAACGTCATTCGCATCAAGCTCGATTCTGTCAAAAACGGGCAACAGACCGTCGATGCCTCTTTTCAGGTTCGACGTCCAGCTACGTATCCTGCCAACTTGATTCTGTCGATCGTGGCCAACATTCCTTCTTATATCAAGCTTAGCATCATTCGAAAAGCACTCGAGTATATCGATGAGTCTTTGCGTGATGAGCCAATGAAGATCTACCTGGCAATGGACTGGGTCCAGCAGAACATCAACGGCATCATTGAAGAGCCTGGAAAGCTGGTGGATATTTCGGCTGTCTCCTCAGCCGCAGCCGAGTACAAACCTGTTGCAGCTATTGCACAAAACAAACGAAGTACACGCGCCCCAAAAAGGATCAAATGGATAAAGGATGAGAAAAGCCGGGAGCAATGGCTTCGACGACAagagtcatcatctttgAAGAACATGGTATCCAAGCGTCAGGGTCTCCCTGCCTGGCAGATGCGAGAAGCCATAATCGGTACCGTCAGAAGCAACCATGTCACTATCATCAGCGGAGAAACAGGATCGGGTAAATCAACACAGTCTATGCAATTTATCCTGGATGATCTGTACGCGCAAGGTCTTGGTGGTTGTGCAAACATGATTGTTACCCAGCCGCGACGAATCTCAGCACTTGGCCTTGCGGATCGTGTAGCGGAAGAAAGATGTACACGCGTGGGTGAAGAGGTGGGATATGCTATACGAGGTGAATCTCGGAGATCCAAAGATACAAAGATAACATTTGTGACGACGGGTGTTCTACTCAGGCGATTGCAAACCTCAGGGGGGCGAGTAGAAGATGTCGTGGCGTCTCTGGCGGATGTCAGTCACGTTGTGATCGATGAAGTACACGAGCGCAGTCTCGATACTGACTTCCTACTCAACCTTATCCGCGATGtcatgaaggccaagaaggatatgCTCAAGCTAATTCTGATGTCTGCGACACTTGATGCCGCAACTTTCAAGAGATATTTTGCCTCGGAGGGACTCAGCGTGGGTACAGTCGAAATTGCAGGCCGAACATTCCCTGTAGACGAATACTATCTGGACGATGTGATCCGTATGACCGCATATGGAGTCGAAAGCTCTGATACAGAGTTCATCAGCGGAGAGGCTCTGGGTAAAGTCATCCAAAAGTTGGGTCATCGCATCAATTACAACCTACTGGTCGAGACGGTCAAGGCTGTTGATTTCGAGCTATCTTACGAAAAGAAACCTGGTGGTATTCTGATTTTCCTCCCTGGAGTTGGTGAGATCAACCAAGCTTGTCGCGCACTCAAAGCTATTAATTCGCTTCACGTTTTGCCACTTCATGCTTCGCTCGAGACACGAGAGCAAAAAAGAGTATTCTCTGGTGCTCCTCCAGGAAAGCGAAAAGTCGTCGTCGCAACCAATGTTGCAGAGACCTCTATCACAATAGACGACATTGTTGTGGTAATTGACAGCGGAAAGGTCAAGGAGACCAGCTTCGATGTGCAAAACAACATGCGCAAGCTCGAGGAAACGTGGGCATCACGCGCCGCCTGTAAGCAACGACGTGGTCGAGCTGGCCGAGTTCAAGAGGGCAGATGCTACAAACTCTTTACGCAAAATCTCGAACAGCAAATGTCCGAACGACCTGAGCCAGAGATTCGCCGTGTTCCACTGGAGCAGCTGTGTCTCTCAGTCCGTGCTATGGGAATGAAGGATGTTGCTGGGTTCCTTGGCAGGTCTCCAACACCTCCTGATGCGACCGCTATTGATGGAGCTATGAGGCTCCTGCGGCGCATGGGAGCActcgatggtgatgagctcACAGCCATGGGTCAGCAGCTTGCCATGCTCCCGGCTGACCTTCGGTGCGGCAAGCTGATGGTGTTTGGTGCCATCTTTGGCTGTCTAGATGATTGCGTAACCATTGCAGCAATACTGAGCACAAGAAGTCCCTTTGTTTCTCcgcaagagaagagagacgaaGCGAAGGAGGCTCGTATGAAGTTCTACAGAGGTGATGGGGATCTCTTAACTGATCTTCAGGCCTTCCAGGAGTGGGATTTCATGATGCAGGACCATATACCCCATCGTCAGATACGATCATGGTGTGAAGAGAACTTTCTCAATTTCCAGACCTTGTCGGACATCTCCAATACGCGCGCACAGTATTATACGGCCCTAGGAGAGATTGGTATCGTGGCACCATCAGAAGCGACAATCGAGGCTCATGCACATGGAGCTAGCTCTGATGGATCCCAGCTCCTGAGAGCGCTGGTTGCTGCAGCTTTCACACCGCAGATCGCTCGCATTCAGTACCCCGACAAGAAGTTTGCAAGTTCAATGTCTGGTGCCGTGGAGTTAGACCCCGAAGCAAGGTCGATCAAGTACTTTAACCAAGAGAATGGACGCGTGTTTGTTCACCCAAGCAGTGCGTTATTTGGAAGCCAGGGGTTCTCGGGAAATGCTGCGTATATGGCTTATTTCAGTCTGATCTCAACTAGCAAGATCTTCATTCGGGACCTGACAC CCTTCAATGCATACACACTCCTACTATTCTCGGGACCTATCGAACTCGACACTCTTGGTCGAGGTCTACTTGTTGACGGTTGGCTCAGGCTTCGAGGATGGGCGCGTATTGGTGTTTTGCTGGCTAGACTTAGAGGAATGGTTGATGAGTTGATTGCaaagaaggttgagagccCAGATATGAATGTTAAAGACGACGAGGTCATCATGTTGGTTAGGAGGATGATTGAGCTCGACGGTATGGATGCTTGA
- a CDS encoding probable hydroxyacylglutathione hydrolase has product MHIQSIPMWEGSSNNYAYLVVDDKSKDAVIVDPANPPEVAPILKDAIQAGKINLTAIVNTHQRQQEADIIGGKDCEGVTKTPGHGETFKLGDITFKGVHTPCHTQDSICFFVEDGKDKAVFTGDTLFIGGCGRFFEGNAEEMHEALNKRLAALPDDTVVYPGHEYTKANVKFAASVSQRDAVQKLHSFAENNKVTTGKFTIGDEKEHNVFMRVEDAEIQKQTGETEPVAVMAKLREMKNNFNATAASKTRQSKLAKEHNVTAQEEGEIREAFSLFAEPMDGEKHGVLPIDDVKSALIALGIPPSSHAELKEFVSILDPENDGYATFEPFFAICALKFHTREHDSDAHRAEVEEAFRLFTNGQDGPITLAHLRRVAAVLKEDVDEELLKDMILEANGGVGVARGVGVEEFDGVMKSAGVWR; this is encoded by the exons ATGCATATTCAGTCAATTCCCATGT GGGAGGGAAGCTCCAACAACTACGCTTACCTGGTAGTTGACGATAAGTCCAAGGATGCCGTCATCGTTGATCCCGCAAACCCTCCCGA GGTTGCGCCTATCCTGAAGGATGCTATTCAGGCGGGGAAGATCAACTTGACAGCCATTGTTAACACCCATCA GAGGCAACAAGAAGCTG ACATTATCGGTGGCAAAGACTGCGAGGGCGTTACAAAGACACCTGGTCATGGTGAGACCTTCAAGCTAGGCGACATCACCTTCAAGGGTGTGCATACACCTTGCCACACTCAAGACAGCATCTGCTTCTTTGTGGAAGACGGAAAGGACAAAGCTGTTTTCACGGGTGATACCCTTTTCATTGGCG GATGTGGAAGATTCTTCGAGGGCAATGCGGAGGAGATGCACGAGGCTCTGAACAAGCGGCTCGCGGCGTTGCCTGATGACACCGTAGTTTAT CCGGGACATGAGTATACCAAGGCCAATGTCAAGTTTGCCGCATCTGTTTCTCAGCGTGATGCTGTACAGAAGCTGCATTCCTTCGCCGAGAACAACAAGGTCACCACCGGCAAGTTTACCATAGGAGACGAAAAG GAACACAACGTTTTTATGAGGGTTGAG GATGCCGAGATTCAGAAGCAGACAGGTGAGACTGAGCCTGTGGCAGTTATGGCCAAGTTACGCGAAATGAAGAACAACTTCAA CGCAACCGCCGCTTCCAAGACGCGACAATCCAAACTTGCCAAGGAGCACAATGTGACTGCGCAAGAAGAGGGCGAGATCCGCGAGGCGTTCAGTCTCTTTGCGGAGCCAATGGACGGCGAGAAGCATGGTGTCTTGCCTATTGACGACGTCAAGTCGGCACTCAT AGCCCTCGGTATTCCGCCCTCTTCTCACGCAGAGCTCAAAGAATTCGTATCAATCCTGGACCCAGAAAACGACGGTTACGCGACATTTGAACCTTTCTTCGCAATCTGTGCCCTCAAATTCCATACAAGGGAGCACGACTCGGACGCCCATCGTGCAGAAGTCGAGGAAGCTTTTCGACTATTCACAAACGGTCAGGATGGACCCATTACTCTTGCACACCTCCGACGTGTTGCTGCTGTGCTCAAAGAGGATGTCGATGAGGAACTACTCAAGGATATGATTCTCGAGGCGAACGGCGGCGTAGGTGTTGCTAGGGGAGTGGGCGTTGAGGAGTTTGATGGAGTAATGAAGAGTGCTGGTGTCTGGAGGTGA
- a CDS encoding related to kinesin-like protein kif1c, with product MDPITQLTTLSAPDDPDPEAAKLKAKKVIEEKKFTFDNSFWSHDTDDKHYATQEDVYNSLGEDFLDHNFEGYHTCIFAYGQTGSGKSYTMMGTPDQPGLIPRTCEDLFERIDAAHCENSNVAYNVRVSYFEVYNEHVRDLLVPPQTHKAPNYLKIRESPTEGPYVKDLTEVPVRNINEILRYMKLGDTSRTVASTKMNDTSSRSHAVFTIMLKQIHHDMETDETTERSSRIRLVDLAGSERAKATEATGARLREGSNINKSLTTLGRVIAALADPKAGRGGKRKEVVPYRDSILTWLLKDSLGGNSKTAMIACIAPSDYDETLSTLRYADQAKRIRTRAVVNQDHISTAERDAQIAAMAEEIRILQLSVSDSRQREKNAKEAEDKLEEYQTHVNSMQRMMEERSMVAESKIKKLQTENEALKLHLKLAIESLKNPIPPVVVKPEREVDEQDKENASEYSEYDDDQYDSESTAYGEDELQEEMQQYLQDMGNLRKLMQGDLTRFKNENSARMPLGAKENL from the coding sequence ATGGACCCCATCACTCAACTCACAACACTATCCGCACCCGATGATCCTGACCCAGAGGCTGCAAAGCTTaaggccaagaaggtcatcgaggagaagaaatttACTTTCGATAACTCCTTCTGGAGTCATGACACTGACGACAAGCACTATGCCACTCAGGAAGACGTTTACAACAGCCTTGGCGAGGACTTCCTCGATCACAACTTCGAAGGCTACCACACGTGTATCTTTGCCTACGGACAGACTGGATCTGGAAAGAGTTACACCATGATGGGCACTCCGGACCAGCCTGGCCTGATTCCTCGGACTTGCGAGGATCTCTTTGAGCGTATCGACGCCGCTCACTGCGAGAACTCAAACGTCGCCTATAATGTTCGCGTCTCGTACTTTGAAGTCTACAATGAGCACGTCCGTGACCTCCTCGTTCCTCCTCAAACGCACAAGGCGCCCAATTATCTCAAGATTCGCGAATCTCCCACCGAAGGTCCATACGTCAAGGATCTTACCGAGGTGCCCGTGCGAAACATCAATGAGATTCTGCGCTACATGAAATTGGGCGATACATCTCGTACAGTAGCGAGCACAAAGATGAACGATACAAGTAGTCGAAGTCACGCTGTTTTCACAATCATGCTGAAACAAATCCACCACGATATGGAAACCGACGAGACGACAGAGCGAAGCTCTCGCATTCGACTGGTGGATCTGGCTGGTAGCGAGAGGGCCAAGGCCACCGAGGCTACCGGTGCGCGATTACGTGAAGGtagcaacatcaacaaatcACTGACTACGCTGGGACGTGTCATTGCTGCTCTAGCGGACCCCAAGGCCGGAAGGGGTGGGAAGCGAAAAGAGGTTGTCCCATATCGAGACTCGATCCTCACCTGGCTTCTCAAAGACTCACTAGGCGGAAACAGCAAGACGGCCATGATTGCCTGCATCGCACCCTCAGACTACGATGAAACCCTTTCCACGCTGCGATATGCCGACCAAGCCAAACGGATCCGGACTAGAGCTGTTGTCAACCAGGACCACATATCAACAGCCGAGCGAGACGCACAGATTGCTGCCATGGCGGAGGAAATTCGTATTCTGCAGCTTTCCGTATCAGACTCGAGACAGCGTGAGAAGAACGCCAAGGAAGCTGAGGACAAACTGGAGGAGTACCAGACTCATGTCAACTCTATGCAGCGCATGATGGAGGAGCGCAGCATGGTAGCTGagagcaagatcaagaagcttcAGACGGAGAATGAGGCCTTGAAACTGCACCTGAAGCTCGCTATCGAAAGCCTCAAGAACCCTATTCCTCCTGTTGTCGTAAAGCCAGAACGAGAAGTCGACGAGCAGGACAAAGAGAATGCCTCCGAATATAGTGAGTACGATGACGATCAGTACGATTCGGAGAGCACAGCGTACGGCGAGGATGAGTTGCAAGAAGAAATGCAGCAATACCTCCAGGATATGGGTAacttgaggaagttgatgcAAGGGGACTTGACGAGGTTTAAGAATGAGAACAGCGCGAGAATGCCACTGGGCGCAAAGGAAAACCTCTGA
- a CDS encoding probable hydroxyacylglutathione hydrolase, whose translation MVQYVFTPWRDRYELLLVREQMYTGIDTNAIEAKEHSSHSSHSEGSANIQNQQILDDQETQKRQHKAIARVSMWMQRGNCPHMVESTALLMAATLSDKEAAAGENAASSAYAIRAAYSAAFSRFVTGLLDGHQDKQRKQSMYSIAKTIGLPATFVELRHQSTHEQLPSLAKLRTAAKKALLWIWEYYWKQLGENNSDACRKAVLRYLREGDESKLVALFQEFERWRPERVLKTVEEVKGSLPGNQAFLKCVELMQRLRESEEDKKSSKSGTADTTMKDTEPDTGEADEEDDFGWAQFKGTWKPKPIGIV comes from the exons ATGGTACAATACGTCTTTACACCATGGCGCGACCGTTACGAACTCTTGCTCGTTCGCGAGCAGATGTACACAGGCATCGACACCAACGCCATAGAGGCAAAGGAGCATTCAAGCCATTCAAGCCATTCTGAAGGCAGTGCAAACATACAAAACCAACAGATTCTGGACGATCAGGAAACACAAAAGAGGCAGCACAAAGCAATTGCGCGTGTGTCGATGTGGATGCAGCGAGGAAACTGTCCTCACATGGTCGAGTCAACAGCACTGTTGATGGCGGCGACGTTGAGTGATAAGGAGGCAGCCGCTGGGGAAAATGCAGCCTCATCGGCGTATGCAATCAGAGCAGCATATTCCGCTGCCTTTAGCAG GTTCGTGActggtcttcttgatggcCATCAGGACAAACAGCGCAAACAGAGCATGTACTCTATTGCAAAGACCATTGGATTGCCCGCTACATTTGTTGAGCTTCGCCATCAGTCTACGCACGAACAGTTGCCCTCATTGGCAAAGCTGCGCACAGCAGCTAAGAAGGCCTTATTGTGGATTTGGGAGTATTACTGGAAGCAGCTGGGCGAGAACAATAGCGACGCGTGTCGCAAGGCAGTACTACGGTATCTAAGGGAGGGAGATGAATCGAAGCTGGTAGCCCTGTTCCAGGAGTTCGAGCGGTGGCGTCCAGAGCGCGTTCTCAAGACAGTTGAAGAGGTCAAGGGCAGTTTGCCTGGCAATCAAGCATTTTTGAAGTGCGTAGAACTGATGCAGAGGCTACGAGAGTCTGAGGAAGATAAGAAGTCGTCAAAATCCGGTACCGCCGATACGACGATGAAAGATACAGAGCCTGACACTGgagaagctgatgaggaagatgacttTGGATGGGCACAATTCAAAGGCACATGGAAGCCTAAACCCATTGGGATCGTTTAG